A genomic segment from Neisseria perflava encodes:
- the yajC gene encoding preprotein translocase subunit YajC, which translates to MNQAVAQFAPLLLIMVVFYFLIMRPQQKKFKAHQAMLAALKVGDKVVLAAGFKGRVTKVGEQFYTVDIGQGARIEVEVERNAIAAKAE; encoded by the coding sequence ATGAATCAAGCTGTGGCTCAATTTGCCCCTTTACTGCTGATTATGGTGGTGTTTTACTTCCTGATTATGCGTCCTCAACAAAAGAAATTCAAAGCACATCAAGCTATGCTGGCTGCTTTGAAAGTAGGCGATAAAGTCGTTTTGGCTGCAGGTTTCAAAGGCCGCGTGACCAAAGTCGGCGAGCAATTCTACACTGTCGACATCGGCCAAGGTGCGAGAATCGAAGTAGAAGTGGAACGCAACGCGATTGCCGCGAAAGCCGAATAA
- the secD gene encoding protein translocase subunit SecD, translating to MNRYPLWKYLLIAFTIVVAAVYSLPNLFGETPAVQVSTNRQAIVINDQTQSKVSSALQSAGIQTDGMFIVDNSLKVRFKDTETQLKARDVIENTLGEGYITALNLLADSPEWMAKIKANPMFLGLDLRGGVHFTMQVDMKAAMQKTFERYAGDIRRELRREKIRTGTVHQAENGLTVPLQDAADVQKALPQLQKMFPEATLLADGNNIVLTLSEEAINKVRSDAVKQNINTLHNRVNELGVAEPVIQQSGLDRIVVQLPGVQDTAKAKDIIGRTATLEVRMVEDDPIKLQEALNGNVPTGYELLSSGGDHPETILVNKQVELTGDNINDAQPSFDQMGAPAVSLSLDSAGGSIFGELTSANVGKRMAMVLIDQGKSEVVTAPVIRSAITGGRVEISGSMTTAEANDTSLLLRAGSLAAPMQIVEERTIGPSLGKENIEKGFNSTLWGFAAVAAFMVIYYRLMGFFSTIALSTNILFLVGILSAMQATLTLPGIAALALTLGMAIDSNVLINERIREELRGGIPPQQAINLGFQHAWATIVDSNLTSLIAGIALLVFGSGPVRGFAVVHCIGILTSMYSSVVVFRALVNLWYGRRRKLRNISIGAVWKPKAEMAEGKE from the coding sequence ATGAACCGTTATCCTTTATGGAAATACCTGCTGATTGCGTTCACGATTGTGGTTGCGGCTGTTTACTCGCTGCCCAACCTTTTCGGTGAAACGCCTGCCGTACAGGTATCGACCAACCGACAAGCCATCGTGATCAACGATCAAACCCAGTCTAAAGTGTCTTCTGCGTTACAAAGCGCAGGTATTCAGACTGATGGTATGTTCATTGTCGATAATTCGCTGAAAGTGCGTTTTAAAGATACTGAAACGCAATTAAAAGCGCGTGATGTCATCGAAAACACTTTGGGCGAAGGCTATATTACCGCGCTCAACCTTTTGGCGGACAGTCCTGAGTGGATGGCGAAAATTAAAGCCAATCCGATGTTCTTGGGTCTGGACTTGCGCGGCGGTGTGCATTTCACCATGCAGGTGGACATGAAAGCCGCGATGCAGAAAACGTTTGAACGTTACGCCGGCGACATCCGCCGCGAATTGCGTCGCGAAAAAATCCGTACCGGTACGGTGCATCAGGCTGAAAATGGTCTGACTGTGCCTCTGCAAGATGCTGCCGATGTACAAAAGGCTTTGCCTCAGTTGCAAAAGATGTTCCCTGAAGCCACTTTGCTTGCAGACGGCAACAATATCGTGCTGACTCTGTCTGAAGAGGCGATCAATAAAGTACGTTCTGATGCGGTAAAACAAAACATCAACACTTTGCACAACCGTGTGAACGAATTGGGTGTGGCAGAACCGGTTATCCAACAATCCGGTCTTGACCGCATTGTTGTACAGCTGCCGGGCGTGCAAGATACTGCCAAAGCCAAAGACATTATCGGTCGTACCGCGACTTTGGAAGTGCGTATGGTGGAAGACGATCCGATTAAACTTCAAGAAGCCTTAAACGGTAATGTACCGACTGGTTATGAGTTACTGTCAAGCGGTGGCGATCATCCGGAAACTATTTTGGTCAACAAACAAGTTGAATTGACCGGCGACAACATCAACGACGCGCAACCTAGCTTTGACCAAATGGGTGCGCCTGCCGTGAGCCTGAGCTTGGACAGCGCAGGTGGCAGCATTTTTGGCGAATTGACTTCGGCCAATGTGGGTAAACGTATGGCTATGGTGTTGATCGACCAAGGTAAATCCGAAGTCGTGACTGCGCCTGTCATCCGCTCCGCCATTACCGGTGGCCGTGTGGAGATTTCCGGCAGCATGACAACTGCCGAAGCCAACGATACTTCATTGTTGCTGCGTGCCGGCTCGCTGGCTGCGCCTATGCAAATTGTCGAAGAACGTACCATCGGCCCGTCTTTGGGTAAAGAAAACATTGAAAAAGGTTTCAATTCCACCTTGTGGGGCTTTGCCGCTGTTGCTGCATTCATGGTGATTTACTATCGCTTGATGGGTTTCTTCTCTACCATTGCCTTGAGTACCAATATCTTGTTTTTGGTGGGTATTTTGTCTGCCATGCAGGCAACGCTGACCCTGCCGGGTATTGCCGCGTTGGCATTGACATTGGGTATGGCGATTGACTCTAACGTATTGATTAACGAGCGTATCCGTGAAGAATTACGCGGAGGCATACCACCTCAACAGGCCATCAACCTCGGTTTCCAACATGCTTGGGCAACCATTGTCGACTCTAACTTGACCTCTCTGATTGCTGGTATCGCTTTGTTGGTATTCGGTTCCGGCCCGGTACGTGGTTTTGCTGTTGTGCACTGTATCGGTATTCTGACCTCGATGTACTCGTCTGTGGTCGTGTTCCGTGCTTTGGTCAACCTGTGGTACGGCCGCCGTCGCAAATTGCGGAATATTTCCATTGGTGCGGTATGGAAGCCGAAAGCTGAAATGGCAGAAGGCAAGGAGTAA
- the secF gene encoding protein translocase subunit SecF, with translation MELFKIKRDIPFMSYGKLTTFISLVTFIAAVFFLVTKGLNFSVEFTGGTVMEVQYQQGVDVNKTRERLDTLKMGDVQVQALGTNKHIMIRLPNKEGVTSAQLSNQVMDLLKKDNPDVTLRQVEFIGPQVGEELVTNGLMALGFVVAGIIIYLSMRFEWRFAVSAIIANMHDIVIILGCFAFFQWEFSLTVLAGILAVLGYSVNESVVVFDRIRENFRKPHMRGHTVPEVIDNAITATMSRTIITHGSTEAMVVSMLVFGGAALHGFSMALTIGIVFGIYSSVLVASPLLLMFGLSRENIAKEVKKKEEVVV, from the coding sequence ATGGAATTATTTAAAATCAAACGCGATATTCCGTTTATGAGCTACGGCAAACTGACGACCTTTATTTCGTTGGTTACGTTTATCGCCGCCGTGTTCTTTTTGGTAACCAAAGGCCTGAATTTCTCCGTCGAATTTACCGGCGGTACGGTGATGGAAGTCCAATATCAGCAGGGTGTTGATGTGAATAAAACACGCGAACGCCTCGATACGCTGAAAATGGGCGATGTACAGGTTCAGGCATTGGGTACGAACAAGCACATCATGATCCGCCTGCCGAACAAAGAAGGCGTAACCTCCGCCCAGTTGTCCAACCAAGTGATGGATTTGCTGAAAAAAGACAATCCTGACGTTACCTTGCGCCAAGTCGAATTCATCGGTCCTCAAGTCGGCGAAGAATTGGTCACTAACGGTTTGATGGCATTAGGTTTCGTGGTGGCAGGTATTATTATTTACTTGTCCATGCGTTTTGAGTGGCGTTTTGCAGTATCGGCGATTATTGCGAATATGCACGATATCGTGATCATTCTCGGCTGTTTCGCCTTCTTCCAATGGGAATTCTCTCTGACTGTCTTGGCAGGTATTTTGGCAGTTCTGGGTTATTCCGTGAACGAGTCTGTGGTGGTGTTTGACCGTATTCGTGAAAACTTCCGCAAACCGCATATGCGCGGCCATACTGTTCCGGAGGTCATCGACAATGCGATTACCGCAACCATGAGCCGTACCATCATTACTCACGGTTCGACCGAGGCAATGGTTGTTTCTATGCTGGTGTTCGGCGGTGCGGCCTTGCACGGTTTCTCTATGGCGCTGACCATCGGTATCGTGTTCGGTATTTACTCTTCCGTATTGGTTGCCAGCCCG